The bacterium DNA segment ACACGGGCCGCTCCTCGGCATGCAGGGCGCGCAGGCGCCCAACCACGGCGGCCCACTTGTCGTTGCTGCTGGGCAGCACACGAACGCCCTGGTCGAGCCTGCGGGTCGGGCGTCGCGGTTCGATCCGGATCATCGGCAAACCGTAGACATCCTCGATCTCGCGACCTACCTCGCGGCCGGTGCCAGTCATGCCGCCGAGCCGCAGGTAGCGCCGGTAGAATTGCTGGTAACTGATCCTGGCGATCGTCTCGCGCTCGCCCGAGATTTCGCAACCTTCCTTCAGCTCGATCATCTGCTGCAGGCCGCCCTCCCAGGAGCGATCCGGCATCGAGCGGCCGGTCTGCGCGTCGACGATCTCCAGCTTGCCGTCGCGGACGACGTAGTCCTCGTCGCGGACGTAGCCCCGCGCGGCCGTGAGAGCCACCCGCACCAGCTCGGCGCGGCGCAGAGGTGCGTTCCAGATGCCCCCGTAGCCCTTGGAGAGCTCGCCGATCCGTGCGCGGCCGCTCTCGGTCACATCTGCGTTGCGGCCGTCGCGCGATAGCTGGTAGTCCTCGTCTTCCCGGAGAAGCGCGGCCACTTGTGTCGCCTGGCGCGCGATCTCCTCGAGCCCCGGCGCGGGCACGTTGCGCGAGAGGATCAGGGGCGTGCGTGCCTCGTCGACCAGCACGCTGTCCGCCTCGTCCACAATCGCATAGCAAAGGCCGCGCAGCAGCAGCCCGGCGCCCTGCTGTCCTTGTTGGCCTTCCTGCTGAAGACGCGCCACCTCACCGCGCAAGGCCTCACTGCGATTCGGTCGGGAGAGTCGATCACGCAGGTAGTCGAACGCAATCTGCTTGTTGGTCACGTAGGTGATGTCGCAGGCGTAGGCGTGTCGGCGGATCTCGGGATCGGGATCCCGATCCACCACCGTACCCACGCTCAGCCCCAACGCCCGGTAGAGCGGCCCCATCGTCTCGGCGTCCCGCTCGACCAGATAGTCGTTCACCGTGATCACGTGGACCGGAATCCCGGCCAGCGCGGCCACCGCAGCGGGAAGCGTGGCCGAGAGCGTCTTGCCCTCTCCCGTGTCGAGCTCGACGAGCATTCCGTGCAACATGCCCATGCCTGCCATCAGCTGGACCTCGAAATGGGCCATGCCGAGCTCCCGCCGAGCCTGCTCGCGCACCAGGGCAAGCGTCTCGAGCAGCGGCTCACCAGCAAGGCTGCGGCGGAGCGCCGGCACGACATCCGCCAGGCGCTGGGCCAGCTCATCAGAGGATGCGTCGGTGAGGCCGTCGGATCGTAGGATCACTTCGCGTGCCCGCGCGCGAAGCTCTGAGACGCGCGGTCGTTCGCCCCGCGCGCGCTCCCTCAGCTGGCTCAGCTTGCGCTCGAGCCGCGGCGCGCGCGGCTCGACGCGCTCGGGGTAGCCCCCGCGCAGGACGCCCGGCCGGAACAGTTCAGACACGCAGCCGGTCCATGAACAGACGCCGAGCGGCGCGGATCGCCCGGAAGCCCACCGGCTCATTGCCGTGGTCGAAACGCACGCGGGCGCGGCTGCCGAGGCCGGGCGCTCGGGCGCCGCCTAGGAGCTGGACATCGAATTGGAAGAGCGACTCGAGAGCGGTCAAGCCCTGCTGGTCGCGACTATCAACAGCGAGGCCACCGCCTCCCGCAGCTCCCAACGCGAGGCTCGGCAGCCGATCCGTCGCCTGGGGAACCTCTCGCGCGAGGCTCGCTGAAATCGCATGACCGATGCCGGCTAGCCGCACGCTCACCGCCTCGGTGGCACCGCGCACCCAGGCCGCGTCCTCTTGCTGCACCACGACGCGGATCGTCGAGGGACCGTCCACATCCAGGTATCCGATCACGGCGCCCTTCTCGACAAAGCGATCGGGAAGATCCTCGGCACGCGGCAGCACGAACCGACCCGCCGCCTCGGCACGCACGATGCCCTCGCCATGACGCTCCCGGGCGCGGGCCAGCTCGGCGCGCACCGAGGCCAGCTCTTCCCGTGCCACCTCTGCGCCGACCCGGTCCCGGGACTGCCTCGATTCAACCCGCGCGCGAGCCTCGCGTTCGCGGGCCTCGAGGACGCGGACTTCCGCGGCCATCAGATCATCGTGGATCTCGAGCAGCGGTGTGCCGGACTGCACAGCGCTCCCGGGCGCGGCGAGAATGTCTACGACGACCCCCGTGGCTCCCGCCCTCACCTGCGCCTGCTCGGGCAGCCAGACGACCCCGTCGCTCACCGTCCACATCGGGAACGGCAGCACGAACAGCACGAGTAACACACTGGCTACCGCACCGGCCGCGCGACCGGCGGCCTGCAGCGGCCGCTCGCCGACCCGTGGATCGCGGCGCAGCAGCATCACGCCGCGTACGGCGGGCACAGCGACCTGCAGAAGCAGAGACCAGATCGCGAGCGCGACACCCACGCTGAAGAATTTCCCGGCGATGAAGAGCGCGATCGTGACTGTCAGGAAGATCCGGTAGATGAAGGCAAGCACGGCGTAGGTCGCAAGCCAGGGTCGCTCGCCGGGTGCGATGCCTTGAGGCCGCCGCTCTGGCAGGCCCAGGATCCGGCTCTCGGCGAGGTAGCGCAGGTACTTGTTCGCGCGGGTCGCCAGGTTCGGAATCTCGAGCGCGTCAGCAAGGACGTAGTAGCCGTCGAAGCGGATCAGGGGGTTGCCGTTGAAGAGCAGTGTGGA contains these protein-coding regions:
- a CDS encoding prepilin peptidase yields the protein MSRWASGRSAPLGVCSWTGCVSELFRPGVLRGGYPERVEPRAPRLERKLSQLRERARGERPRVSELRARAREVILRSDGLTDASSDELAQRLADVVPALRRSLAGEPLLETLALVREQARRELGMAHFEVQLMAGMGMLHGMLVELDTGEGKTLSATLPAAVAALAGIPVHVITVNDYLVERDAETMGPLYRALGLSVGTVVDRDPDPEIRRHAYACDITYVTNKQIAFDYLRDRLSRPNRSEALRGEVARLQQEGQQGQQGAGLLLRGLCYAIVDEADSVLVDEARTPLILSRNVPAPGLEEIARQATQVAALLREDEDYQLSRDGRNADVTESGRARIGELSKGYGGIWNAPLRRAELVRVALTAARGYVRDEDYVVRDGKLEIVDAQTGRSMPDRSWEGGLQQMIELKEGCEISGERETIARISYQQFYRRYLRLGGMTGTGREVGREIEDVYGLPMIRIEPRRPTRRLDQGVRVLPSSNDKWAAVVGRLRALHAEERPVLVGTASVRSSEALGRTLAEAGLPYVLLNALQNADEAEIIGHAGESGRITVATNMAGRGSDIRVPEDVEQRGGLHVLSVERAEARRIDRQLFGRCGRQGDAGSFEQLLSIEDGFVADRSPAWLVRLVQRALQQGWPGAETLARGRIAWVQRRVEHGHAEQRAQLLRSEAELERALAFAGSAE
- a CDS encoding peptidase M50 translates to MGLGSLVGERLFSPFWYRVAELRPRLRTHVRIHRHVYRGQRWYVLENPASQQQHRFAPTAHYVISLMDGERSVADIWTAALDHLGDDAPNQGQMITLLAQLHSADAMLCDVPPDTGQLFARNVQHQKQHGLGQRFKNPLYVRLPLWDADAWLERHHGRVVPLFTRTAWLGWCALVALAAVTALRNLDALVAYTRDTLWDPKSLVLLVLLYPLVKALHEFGHAFAAKHWGAPVHEIGVMLLIGMPVPYVDASATAAFPSKRARMVVGAAGVIVELALAALALFLWLAVSPGIVKLAAFQVMAIGGISTLLFNGNPLIRFDGYYVLADALEIPNLATRANKYLRYLAESRILGLPERRPQGIAPGERPWLATYAVLAFIYRIFLTVTIALFIAGKFFSVGVALAIWSLLLQVAVPAVRGVMLLRRDPRVGERPLQAAGRAAGAVASVLLVLFVLPFPMWTVSDGVVWLPEQAQVRAGATGVVVDILAAPGSAVQSGTPLLEIHDDLMAAEVRVLEAREREARARVESRQSRDRVGAEVAREELASVRAELARARERHGEGIVRAEAAGRFVLPRAEDLPDRFVEKGAVIGYLDVDGPSTIRVVVQQEDAAWVRGATEAVSVRLAGIGHAISASLAREVPQATDRLPSLALGAAGGGGLAVDSRDQQGLTALESLFQFDVQLLGGARAPGLGSRARVRFDHGNEPVGFRAIRAARRLFMDRLRV